The following proteins are co-located in the Haloarcula marismortui ATCC 43049 genome:
- a CDS encoding DUF1616 domain-containing protein, whose translation MAETKAWKLLLPRQLRHLPADLAGVVCVVILTNLAALLPVVSETPVRIIAGLVFVLFIPGYAFIAALFPEAGSGPSTDSETGSNPQADGIDGIERTALSFGLSIALVPLVGLVLNFTPWGIRLLPILVSLSGLTLVLTAVAAVRRWALPADERFRVPYRAWLSAGREELFSPASRTDAALNVLLVLSILLAAASVGYAVTVPKDGERFSDFYLLTEGEDGELVADGYPTEFERGEGRSLIVGIGNQEHEQTEYTVIAELQRVERVGNETQVRERSELRRFQPTLGHNKTWQRQHEVEPEMTGERLRLQYLLYRGSPPETVDQSTAYREVHLWVNVTG comes from the coding sequence ATGGCTGAAACCAAGGCGTGGAAACTACTCTTGCCGCGCCAGCTCCGCCACCTCCCGGCCGATCTAGCAGGCGTTGTCTGCGTTGTGATTCTGACGAATCTGGCCGCCCTGCTGCCGGTCGTCTCCGAAACACCGGTCCGTATCATCGCCGGGCTTGTGTTTGTCCTTTTTATCCCCGGCTATGCGTTCATTGCAGCGCTGTTTCCAGAAGCCGGGAGCGGCCCCAGTACTGACAGTGAAACCGGTTCGAACCCGCAAGCGGACGGAATCGACGGGATCGAACGGACTGCACTCTCGTTCGGGCTCAGCATCGCTCTCGTTCCGCTGGTCGGTCTGGTGTTGAATTTCACGCCGTGGGGCATCCGATTGCTTCCGATTCTCGTCTCGCTCAGTGGACTGACGCTCGTGTTGACCGCTGTCGCGGCTGTCCGACGCTGGGCGTTGCCCGCCGACGAACGGTTCCGCGTTCCGTATCGTGCGTGGCTCAGTGCCGGACGTGAGGAGCTATTCTCGCCGGCCTCGCGGACGGACGCCGCCCTGAACGTGCTGCTAGTCCTGAGCATCCTGCTTGCAGCCGCCAGTGTCGGGTACGCTGTCACGGTGCCGAAAGACGGTGAGCGGTTCAGCGACTTCTACCTGCTGACGGAGGGCGAAGACGGCGAACTCGTCGCTGACGGCTACCCAACGGAGTTTGAGCGGGGCGAAGGCCGCTCGTTGATCGTCGGTATTGGGAACCAAGAACACGAACAGACGGAGTACACCGTTATCGCCGAGTTACAGCGCGTCGAGCGCGTCGGCAACGAAACGCAAGTCCGGGAGCGGTCTGAGCTACGGCGTTTCCAGCCGACGCTGGGACACAACAAAACCTGGCAGCGCCAGCACGAGGTCGAGCCAGAGATGACTGGGGAGAGACTCCGGCTCCAGTACCTGCTGTACCGTGGCTCACCACCCGAGACCGTGGACCAGTCGACCGCGTACCGTGAAGTCCATCTCTGGGTGAACGTAACCGGCTGA
- a CDS encoding PGF-CTERM sorting domain-containing protein, producing the protein MTENVDVWERSLLPLRTSSTGPTAIAAPETYINIESAQTGDVPLNRDEYTIHETGESVDLTFESTTGAGTTGLAGDEAQLLAVRLSEGPESAGFSEGSVRTDLASIFTNDSNANSVELLDDAEGVDSIDDNGVLETSYTPDSGGAYGFILVTVDDGQGLSVSDNNVSTDGNVTVVGVEQTIVQESPSTVETTADDVAAGDNVSLDIETELEDDAVTHAVLLFDEDELQQRTSTVRVTGDIDENFSEDQVTVENSFDGVNGVSSMDDDATFSSGDSTTVGAMPSAGLIGLFGFVLSEASPDSTGDDMMQASATTVSDAADTTVDVETLDSWSNGTYTYVHVAVGEDSNEISSTTGTVTLSDSDDGSDSNDGNDDSDDNNDNNNDDSDDNNDNDDNDDNNNDGSDNSDDNNNNENDNSDDNNDNDNDDSDNGDSDEDSGDDDSDNESTEEDTADETTTDTDTEAGGGADPTEAATTAGGGAQQPDNTDTTGTEGTVETTSSSGPGFTVLVAVLALLGAGFLARRD; encoded by the coding sequence GTGACGGAAAACGTGGATGTGTGGGAGCGGTCACTGCTCCCGCTTCGGACGTCTTCTACCGGCCCAACAGCGATAGCAGCCCCAGAGACGTACATTAACATCGAGTCTGCACAGACCGGTGACGTTCCCCTCAACAGGGACGAGTATACGATTCACGAGACGGGCGAGTCAGTGGATCTTACGTTCGAATCAACTACGGGGGCTGGAACCACTGGACTAGCTGGCGACGAGGCACAACTGCTTGCTGTTAGACTCTCTGAAGGCCCAGAATCGGCCGGATTTAGCGAAGGAAGCGTCAGAACCGATCTAGCGAGTATCTTTACGAACGATTCCAACGCCAACTCGGTCGAACTGTTAGACGACGCGGAAGGTGTCGATTCAATAGATGACAACGGTGTGCTCGAAACCTCGTACACACCTGACTCGGGCGGTGCCTACGGCTTCATTCTGGTCACTGTCGATGACGGACAGGGCCTGTCCGTTTCGGACAACAACGTTTCGACCGATGGCAACGTGACCGTTGTCGGTGTCGAACAGACGATAGTTCAGGAAAGCCCATCGACGGTCGAGACGACTGCCGATGATGTCGCCGCAGGGGATAACGTCTCACTCGATATCGAGACCGAACTAGAAGACGACGCTGTCACGCACGCCGTGTTGTTGTTCGACGAGGACGAGCTGCAACAGCGAACGAGCACCGTCCGGGTGACCGGCGACATTGATGAGAATTTCTCCGAAGATCAGGTCACGGTCGAGAACTCCTTCGACGGCGTCAACGGTGTCTCGTCGATGGATGATGACGCCACCTTTTCGAGTGGGGACTCGACAACGGTAGGGGCGATGCCGTCCGCGGGATTGATTGGCCTGTTTGGATTTGTGCTCTCTGAAGCATCGCCGGATTCAACCGGTGATGACATGATGCAAGCCTCGGCGACAACAGTATCTGATGCCGCCGATACGACCGTTGATGTCGAAACGCTCGATTCCTGGTCGAACGGGACGTACACGTACGTGCACGTTGCCGTTGGCGAAGACTCCAACGAGATTAGTTCTACCACCGGAACGGTCACACTGTCAGATTCGGATGACGGCAGTGACAGCAACGACGGGAACGACGACAGCGACGACAACAACGACAACAATAACGACGACAGCGACGACAACAACGATAACGACGATAACGACGACAACAATAACGACGGAAGCGACAACAGCGACGATAACAACAACAACGAAAACGACAACAGCGACGACAACAACGACAACGACAACGACGACAGTGATAACGGAGATAGCGATGAGGACAGCGGGGACGACGACTCCGATAACGAGAGTACTGAAGAAGACACGGCGGACGAAACTACGACTGACACCGACACCGAGGCTGGAGGCGGAGCGGACCCAACGGAAGCAGCTACGACCGCAGGTGGTGGGGCACAGCAACCCGACAATACGGACACAACCGGAACAGAGGGCACGGTCGAAACCACGAGTTCGAGCGGTCCCGGTTTCACCGTCCTCGTCGCGGTGCTAGCACTGCTAGGCGCCGGGTTCCTGGCACGGCGCGACTAA
- a CDS encoding aldo/keto reductase, which translates to MKRPQQSADMAPEQNGTTTVPTLGFGTYRTGGYKCYNAVKNALDCGYTHIDTAMAYENEAAVGRAIEQSSVDREDIFLTTKIKGYPEMVEYERLIEAAKGCLERLGTEYLDLLLVHWWNPLADMEETFNALNTLVDDGLVGQIGVSNFSIKELKQAMRLSDAPIATNQIEYHPYWGDEELVRFCQDNDVTVTAYSPLAEGRAVEDDVLRSIGDRYGKSAAQVSIRWLIQQENVVTIPKAATPKHIEANIDVFDFELTDRDMRRIRKLKPPFWYRENREGGSIYEARSVLGNFVPDSLYNRIA; encoded by the coding sequence ATGAAGCGACCACAGCAGTCAGCCGACATGGCTCCCGAGCAGAATGGTACGACCACGGTCCCTACTCTCGGGTTCGGTACCTACCGAACCGGAGGGTACAAATGCTACAACGCGGTTAAGAATGCGCTTGATTGTGGCTACACGCATATCGACACTGCGATGGCATACGAAAACGAAGCGGCCGTCGGTCGCGCAATCGAACAATCCAGCGTTGACCGCGAAGACATCTTCTTGACGACGAAAATCAAGGGATATCCCGAAATGGTCGAGTATGAACGCTTGATAGAGGCCGCGAAGGGATGTCTTGAACGGCTGGGAACGGAGTATTTAGATCTGTTATTGGTCCATTGGTGGAACCCACTGGCCGATATGGAAGAAACATTCAACGCGCTCAACACACTCGTCGATGACGGGCTGGTCGGTCAGATCGGAGTGAGTAACTTTTCTATCAAGGAGCTCAAGCAGGCGATGCGACTTTCGGACGCTCCTATTGCGACGAATCAGATTGAATACCATCCTTACTGGGGTGACGAGGAACTCGTCAGATTTTGCCAGGACAACGATGTCACAGTCACCGCATACAGTCCGCTTGCGGAGGGGCGAGCTGTTGAAGACGATGTCTTGCGTTCCATTGGAGATCGGTACGGCAAATCGGCAGCGCAGGTATCTATCCGGTGGCTGATACAACAGGAGAATGTTGTCACGATTCCGAAAGCGGCGACGCCGAAACACATAGAAGCGAACATCGACGTTTTTGACTTCGAACTCACTGACCGCGACATGCGGCGGATCAGGAAACTCAAGCCTCCGTTCTGGTACAGAGAAAACCGCGAAGGCGGGTCGATATATGAGGCTCGCAGTGTTCTGGGAAATTTTGTTCCGGACAGTCTCTACAATCGGATTGCCTGA
- a CDS encoding acetamidase/formamidase family protein has product MSEQIQQELDVDRFTLGLVGPDQEWAGTVADGGTVRTHTPPACWGPMITPEFRGGHEVTRPIRVENAEPGDALVVHIKDVEVTSVATSTGSMAEREDAFGSDPFVDHRCPECGTEWPDSVVEGTGEDAIHCAECGANASSFGFEFGYTVAFDEDRSVGLTVGPDGAADLAERADEATALPDHSRQHPILLYKPDEIPGTLGHLRPFIGNIGTTPSVEFPDSHNAGDFGQFLIGADHDWGLADESALAARTDGHMDSNDVRPGATLICPVEIDGAGLYVGDLHANQGDGELSLHTTDVSGRTELEVSVIKDLDIDGPLLLPNESDLPDIAKPYTDAERETGKALAAEHHVDNVVDAAPLQIIGSGATINDATENAFARAGTLFGMSEGEVRARCTFTGGVEIARLPGVVQLSMLAPMALLEEQGLAGTVREQYDL; this is encoded by the coding sequence ATGTCAGAGCAAATCCAGCAGGAACTCGATGTCGACCGGTTTACATTGGGACTCGTCGGGCCGGATCAGGAATGGGCCGGTACGGTTGCCGACGGCGGGACCGTTCGCACCCATACGCCTCCCGCGTGCTGGGGGCCGATGATCACCCCCGAGTTCCGCGGCGGCCATGAGGTGACGCGACCGATCCGGGTCGAGAACGCCGAACCCGGTGACGCGCTCGTCGTCCACATCAAAGACGTCGAGGTGACGAGTGTCGCAACAAGCACGGGCAGCATGGCCGAACGGGAGGACGCCTTCGGGAGTGACCCGTTCGTCGACCATCGATGCCCGGAGTGTGGCACCGAGTGGCCCGACAGCGTCGTCGAGGGCACCGGCGAAGACGCGATTCACTGTGCGGAGTGTGGGGCCAACGCCTCGTCCTTTGGCTTCGAATTCGGGTACACCGTTGCCTTCGACGAGGACCGCTCGGTGGGCCTCACGGTCGGCCCCGACGGTGCCGCGGACCTCGCGGAGCGCGCTGACGAGGCGACGGCACTGCCCGACCACTCCCGGCAACACCCGATTTTGCTGTACAAGCCCGATGAAATCCCGGGCACGCTCGGGCACCTCCGGCCGTTCATCGGGAACATCGGGACGACGCCGTCGGTCGAGTTTCCTGATTCACACAACGCCGGTGACTTCGGCCAGTTCCTCATCGGAGCCGACCACGACTGGGGCCTCGCCGACGAATCGGCGCTTGCGGCCCGGACGGATGGCCACATGGACTCGAACGATGTCCGCCCCGGCGCGACGCTCATCTGCCCCGTCGAGATAGACGGCGCGGGCCTCTACGTCGGGGACCTGCACGCCAACCAGGGCGACGGCGAACTCTCGCTTCATACGACCGACGTGAGCGGCCGCACCGAACTCGAAGTCAGCGTCATCAAGGACCTCGACATCGACGGTCCGCTTCTGCTTCCAAACGAGTCGGACCTGCCGGATATCGCCAAGCCGTACACGGACGCTGAGCGGGAGACAGGCAAGGCCCTCGCCGCCGAACACCACGTCGATAACGTCGTTGATGCAGCGCCGCTCCAGATTATCGGGTCCGGCGCGACTATCAACGACGCCACCGAGAACGCGTTCGCACGGGCTGGAACGCTCTTCGGTATGTCAGAGGGTGAAGTCCGGGCACGCTGTACGTTCACCGGCGGCGTCGAAATCGCGCGACTGCCCGGCGTTGTCCAGCTCTCGATGCTCGCGCCGATGGCCCTCCTCGAAGAACAGGGGCTCGCCGGAACCGTCCGCGAACAGTACGACCTGTAG
- a CDS encoding DUF309 domain-containing protein, producing the protein MDDHTRDPTVKAPDGNPSGWRTDGQWEHETLRRAVVHGVRLYNSGEFHESHDCFEDEWYNYGRGNTESKFLHGMVQVAAGAYKHFDFEDDDGMRSLFRTSLQYFRGVPNDYYGVDLLDVRTTVTNALSDPSALHGWQIRLDGEYPTCRPEDIEFAESLEH; encoded by the coding sequence ATGGACGACCACACGCGTGACCCGACCGTCAAGGCCCCCGACGGGAACCCATCGGGGTGGCGGACCGACGGCCAGTGGGAACACGAGACGCTCAGACGGGCCGTGGTCCACGGCGTCCGCCTGTACAACTCCGGCGAGTTCCACGAATCACACGACTGTTTCGAGGACGAGTGGTACAACTACGGCCGCGGGAACACGGAGAGCAAGTTTCTCCACGGAATGGTACAGGTCGCTGCCGGCGCGTACAAGCACTTCGATTTCGAGGATGACGACGGGATGCGGTCGCTGTTTCGCACGTCACTGCAGTACTTCCGGGGCGTCCCCAACGACTACTACGGCGTCGACCTGCTAGACGTGCGAACGACAGTAACGAACGCACTGTCGGACCCGTCGGCACTGCACGGCTGGCAGATCCGTCTCGACGGCGAGTACCCGACGTGTCGCCCGGAGGACATCGAGTTCGCGGAGTCGCTCGAACACTGA
- a CDS encoding metal-dependent hydrolase, with product MVYPAGHFLLAAVPLTVYTVARWRRLPSGPVVLLLLVATQLPDVIDKPLAWTFAILPSGRMLAHSLVVSLPVLTVVVLLAAHRGYGQYGMVFSAGYLSHIAGDFYPIARLGMEYYFFPNLFWPLLAANPDRTPSFAAHSPDSLLSLAVPLIVFGVAVSYSLVTVYRSDKRVTVEIPLR from the coding sequence ATGGTGTACCCCGCAGGCCACTTCCTCCTCGCAGCCGTCCCGCTGACGGTGTATACGGTGGCTCGGTGGCGTCGCCTCCCGTCCGGGCCGGTGGTACTGCTCCTGCTTGTCGCGACGCAACTGCCGGATGTAATCGACAAGCCGCTCGCGTGGACATTCGCTATCCTTCCGAGCGGGCGAATGCTGGCCCACTCGCTTGTCGTCTCGCTACCTGTCCTCACCGTCGTTGTACTGCTGGCTGCCCACCGTGGCTACGGGCAGTACGGAATGGTGTTTTCCGCCGGCTACCTCTCACACATCGCGGGCGACTTCTATCCGATTGCGCGGCTCGGGATGGAGTACTACTTCTTCCCGAACCTGTTCTGGCCGTTGCTGGCGGCAAACCCCGATAGAACGCCGTCGTTTGCGGCGCATTCGCCCGACAGCCTGCTCTCGCTTGCTGTCCCTCTGATTGTCTTCGGAGTGGCCGTCAGCTACAGTCTCGTGACGGTGTACCGGAGCGACAAACGGGTCACAGTAGAGATACCACTGCGCTAG
- a CDS encoding glycosyltransferase family 2 protein yields MGRKISVIIPTHYRNDLLPTAIESVARQDYEPVELIVVDDSGEGYAEPVLSEYDEVIDRPIIKEENEGWQAAYTTGIEQSTGEYIQFLDDDDYLYETKLKKTANVLDQNPEVGVSYCGVVRGDEGDFYPKQEVSGHFLEPALRFQTFPMWTGSMLMEREVLCDCLPMAGMGEEDDLDIELGDTDLKIELAKRTKADYVDECLTFYRQEGNKLWTGKRRFKKILQNIRHQKDIYNQYPEIRRDLLAEWYERQGRNYLNEQIWSAQAIQCFIKSAYYERKQKFPRIIETLAAILGRPGVMSAVRVKRTLLDG; encoded by the coding sequence ATGGGCAGAAAAATATCGGTGATTATCCCCACTCACTACCGAAATGACCTCCTCCCCACAGCGATCGAGAGCGTGGCCCGACAGGATTACGAACCCGTCGAGCTGATCGTAGTTGATGACTCGGGCGAAGGGTACGCCGAACCGGTGCTTTCAGAGTACGACGAGGTGATAGACAGGCCGATAATAAAAGAGGAGAACGAGGGGTGGCAGGCAGCCTACACGACTGGAATCGAGCAGTCGACCGGCGAGTACATCCAGTTTCTGGACGATGACGACTACCTCTACGAGACGAAACTGAAAAAAACGGCGAACGTTCTCGACCAGAACCCGGAGGTCGGTGTTTCGTACTGCGGCGTAGTCCGTGGTGATGAGGGGGATTTTTACCCAAAACAGGAGGTGTCAGGCCATTTTCTGGAACCAGCGCTCCGGTTCCAGACGTTTCCCATGTGGACAGGCTCGATGTTGATGGAACGAGAAGTACTGTGTGACTGTCTCCCAATGGCTGGGATGGGTGAGGAAGACGACTTGGACATCGAACTGGGCGACACAGACCTCAAAATAGAACTCGCGAAGCGGACGAAAGCCGACTACGTCGACGAGTGTCTGACGTTCTATCGTCAAGAAGGAAATAAGTTATGGACCGGAAAACGGAGATTTAAAAAAATACTACAGAACATTCGTCATCAAAAGGACATATACAATCAGTATCCAGAGATACGTCGAGATCTCCTTGCAGAGTGGTACGAGCGTCAGGGACGGAACTATCTTAACGAACAGATCTGGTCAGCGCAAGCAATACAGTGTTTTATTAAATCAGCCTATTACGAGCGGAAACAAAAGTTTCCGAGGATAATCGAGACGCTGGCCGCGATCCTCGGCCGACCTGGTGTGATGTCAGCGGTGCGCGTGAAGCGAACCTTGCTTGACGGGTAA
- a CDS encoding succinylglutamate desuccinylase/aspartoacylase domain-containing protein, translating to MRIEQLGDGVPEVAVVGSIHGDEPCGRDGIEAVLADPPAVERPVKFIIANEAALEANQRYLDTDLNRSFPGDADSESRETRLAAAIASELRDCTVLSLHSTQSYDGMFALVDELTPEMEDLCSVLSVDAVVQTKGANEGRMIATVDSVLEVECGYQGSADAAENAAQVIREFLAATGVTAASPPQRETSLPVFQLGEPIPKAAADQYEVFVRNFEPVPEGDPVAAADDETVVAEEPFHPVLLSAYGYEDVFGFTADRIGMLD from the coding sequence ATGCGAATCGAGCAACTGGGAGACGGGGTTCCGGAAGTGGCCGTCGTGGGGAGCATCCACGGCGACGAACCGTGCGGCCGGGACGGCATCGAAGCCGTCCTTGCCGACCCGCCCGCGGTTGAACGCCCCGTCAAATTTATTATCGCGAACGAAGCTGCCCTCGAGGCAAACCAGCGGTATCTCGATACAGACCTCAACCGCTCGTTCCCCGGCGACGCCGACAGTGAGTCCCGCGAGACACGGTTAGCCGCCGCCATCGCGTCTGAACTCCGTGACTGCACCGTGCTTTCGTTACACTCCACGCAGTCCTACGACGGGATGTTCGCCCTCGTCGACGAACTCACACCGGAGATGGAGGACCTCTGTAGCGTCCTTTCCGTAGACGCTGTCGTACAGACGAAAGGCGCAAACGAGGGGCGAATGATCGCGACAGTGGACTCCGTGCTTGAAGTCGAGTGCGGGTATCAGGGCTCCGCGGACGCCGCTGAGAACGCAGCACAGGTCATCCGAGAGTTCCTCGCCGCCACCGGCGTCACCGCTGCGTCGCCACCACAGCGAGAGACGTCACTGCCAGTGTTCCAGCTCGGCGAGCCGATTCCGAAGGCAGCGGCCGACCAGTACGAGGTGTTCGTCAGGAACTTCGAGCCGGTCCCCGAAGGCGACCCGGTAGCAGCGGCCGACGACGAAACTGTCGTCGCAGAGGAACCCTTCCACCCAGTCTTACTCTCAGCCTACGGCTACGAGGACGTGTTCGGCTTTACTGCAGATCGGATCGGGATGCTTGACTGA
- a CDS encoding PGF-CTERM sorting domain-containing protein, which translates to MAVALILAGPVSVMSTVGATPVAESQSVSVTENVDVWERSPLTLRTTSEGPTTIVAPRTFINVESAATGDLPLNKRTATIHERNESINMSFEPRIGAGTRALAGDEAQLLAVKLDEAPTTEGANTSDIPGSLGDVLANNSNITSSELLDDAEGVGAISDEGELNASYTPESGGVYAFALVTVDSGEEGLSVSDGNVSVNGNVTVVGVEQAVVQDNASTVEPTQNPVNPGNNVTLDVATEIEDENVTHAVVLVKQGELQQQSSTVTVSGELNESFSQDQITVENSFDNVSGVATVDDNISIAGVNLSTNQSIPAIGVQGLFGTVVSEAESDADGEVIHASATVVSADSDANVTVETLDSWLNGAYQYVHVAVGTESGTINSDTGTVAISPGGGPDNGGSPGNGGGPPDNAGGPNNTADDDEDEEE; encoded by the coding sequence ATGGCAGTCGCGTTGATACTCGCTGGTCCGGTATCAGTGATGTCCACTGTCGGGGCAACCCCAGTTGCCGAGAGTCAGTCAGTCTCGGTGACCGAAAACGTCGACGTGTGGGAGCGGTCCCCGCTCACGCTGCGAACGACCTCAGAGGGGCCGACCACGATAGTGGCACCGCGGACGTTCATCAACGTCGAATCAGCTGCGACTGGCGACTTACCGCTCAACAAGCGGACGGCGACGATCCATGAGCGCAACGAGTCGATAAACATGTCTTTCGAACCGAGAATCGGTGCCGGGACGAGGGCACTTGCCGGCGACGAGGCGCAACTACTGGCTGTCAAGTTGGATGAAGCCCCGACCACCGAAGGGGCAAACACCAGCGATATCCCGGGCTCACTCGGAGACGTCCTCGCAAACAACTCGAATATCACCTCGTCGGAACTACTTGATGATGCAGAGGGCGTTGGAGCGATAAGTGACGAGGGTGAACTAAACGCGTCCTACACTCCCGAGTCAGGCGGTGTCTACGCCTTCGCCCTGGTGACTGTCGACAGCGGCGAAGAGGGGCTGTCTGTATCTGACGGCAACGTGTCGGTGAACGGGAACGTGACCGTCGTCGGTGTCGAGCAGGCGGTTGTGCAGGACAACGCTTCGACCGTCGAGCCGACGCAGAACCCGGTCAATCCCGGAAACAACGTCACGCTAGACGTTGCAACGGAGATAGAAGATGAAAACGTCACGCACGCAGTGGTGCTGGTAAAGCAGGGCGAACTCCAGCAGCAGTCGAGTACGGTGACGGTGTCTGGTGAGCTAAACGAGAGCTTCAGTCAGGACCAGATCACTGTCGAAAATTCCTTTGACAACGTCAGCGGTGTTGCGACAGTTGATGACAACATCAGTATCGCAGGTGTCAATCTCTCCACAAACCAGTCGATACCTGCAATTGGGGTACAGGGTCTATTCGGCACAGTGGTTTCCGAGGCCGAATCGGATGCCGACGGCGAGGTCATCCACGCCTCTGCAACGGTCGTCAGCGCTGACTCCGACGCCAACGTAACTGTTGAGACGCTGGATTCTTGGCTGAACGGTGCGTATCAATACGTCCACGTCGCAGTCGGTACCGAGTCCGGTACCATCAACTCTGATACCGGGACGGTGGCAATAAGTCCGGGCGGCGGCCCTGATAACGGTGGTAGCCCGGGTAACGGCGGCGGTCCACCGGATAACGCTGGCGGGCCAAATAACACTGCGGATGACGACGAAGACGAGGAAGAATAA
- a CDS encoding ABC transporter ATP-binding protein, with protein sequence MTTEQMTGRNSDTISRQEKLDALLYAARYAPKFTVMIVGLGLVTAVLEGVGLTFIIPIIELMQSSEPVTQADGIAGIFFTVYQTLGIPFTIEYVIGGVALATCLRYTSSFLLTWLRDVLQLSYERHIRENLFDSALETEMEFLDRKGSDNILNAIVTESKAASKVIKRFVKLFDLLLLTVAYLALATWISPQLTAFAIFIIGGVGLGLRHLIGSGYDLGDRVAAANERMQQVVQAGMIGIRDIRVFNLETEIYDEYEEALEEYTRSKVANRRNRAAIKKSQNLVVSVLIFALIYVALTFTNLSFGELGLFLFLMFQLGPKASGINKRFYKVEENLPHLVRTQSFMRDLEEWEEPDTGEQPTPKEVETVEFDDVTFSYTDDEVVLREVDFELKKGEFVAFVGQSGAGKSTIVSLLARYYEPDSGQIRANGNPIGQMDISEWRDRISIVRQNPYMFNDTLRHNLTVGNRDATDAEIKRACEIAKVDQFITDLPNGLDSQLGDDGVRLSGGQKQRVALARAILKDADLLILDEATSDLDSNLEKEVQAAIEAMERDYAIIAIAHRLSTVENADRIYTMEDGWISECGGHDELVESEGKYAELYAIQSGG encoded by the coding sequence ATGACAACTGAACAGATGACCGGCAGAAACTCAGACACCATTTCACGGCAGGAGAAACTTGATGCGCTTCTCTATGCGGCCCGATATGCCCCAAAATTCACGGTGATGATCGTCGGGCTCGGTCTGGTAACGGCCGTATTAGAAGGCGTTGGACTGACGTTTATCATTCCAATCATTGAACTCATGCAGTCATCAGAACCGGTGACACAGGCTGATGGCATAGCGGGTATTTTCTTTACCGTTTATCAGACACTCGGGATTCCGTTCACGATCGAGTACGTCATTGGCGGAGTGGCGTTAGCGACCTGTCTGCGCTATACGTCGTCGTTTCTCCTCACGTGGCTACGCGATGTACTCCAGCTTTCCTACGAGCGACACATCCGCGAGAACCTCTTTGACAGCGCTCTGGAGACAGAGATGGAATTTCTCGACCGAAAGGGGTCAGACAACATCTTGAACGCGATCGTCACCGAGTCGAAAGCAGCCTCGAAAGTCATCAAGCGGTTCGTGAAACTATTCGATCTGCTACTACTCACTGTTGCCTATCTCGCTCTTGCAACGTGGATCTCACCACAACTCACAGCATTTGCTATTTTTATCATCGGTGGTGTGGGACTCGGTCTGCGGCATCTCATCGGCTCAGGATACGATCTGGGTGATCGCGTTGCAGCGGCAAACGAACGGATGCAACAAGTGGTTCAGGCCGGCATGATTGGCATTCGAGACATTCGAGTTTTCAATCTCGAAACAGAAATCTATGACGAGTATGAGGAAGCCCTAGAAGAGTACACGCGTTCGAAAGTCGCGAACCGCCGGAATCGGGCAGCGATCAAAAAGTCACAGAATCTCGTCGTCTCCGTACTCATCTTCGCACTTATCTACGTGGCCCTGACATTCACCAATCTCTCGTTCGGTGAACTCGGCCTGTTCTTGTTTCTCATGTTTCAGCTCGGTCCCAAAGCAAGCGGGATTAACAAGCGGTTCTACAAAGTCGAAGAGAACCTTCCCCATCTGGTTCGGACACAGTCATTCATGCGGGATCTCGAAGAGTGGGAAGAACCGGACACCGGAGAGCAACCGACCCCGAAAGAGGTCGAAACAGTCGAGTTCGACGATGTCACGTTCTCATATACGGACGACGAGGTCGTTCTTCGGGAGGTCGATTTCGAACTCAAGAAAGGCGAGTTCGTCGCCTTCGTTGGACAGTCCGGTGCCGGGAAGTCGACAATAGTCTCCCTGTTGGCTCGCTACTATGAGCCAGACAGCGGTCAGATACGTGCAAATGGGAACCCAATCGGCCAAATGGATATCAGCGAGTGGCGTGACCGAATCTCAATAGTCCGCCAGAACCCATATATGTTCAACGACACGCTTCGACATAACCTCACCGTCGGCAATCGGGATGCGACGGACGCTGAGATCAAACGGGCTTGCGAAATCGCGAAGGTGGACCAGTTCATCACGGACCTCCCGAACGGACTTGATTCTCAACTCGGTGACGACGGTGTCCGCTTGTCGGGTGGGCAGAAACAGCGCGTCGCTCTTGCGCGAGCGATTCTGAAAGACGCGGACCTGTTAATTCTAGACGAAGCAACGAGCGACCTAGATTCGAACCTTGAGAAGGAAGTGCAGGCGGCAATCGAAGCGATGGAGCGAGATTATGCGATTATCGCTATCGCTCATCGCCTTTCGACTGTCGAGAATGCTGATCGCATCTATACGATGGAAGACGGGTGGATTTCCGAGTGTGGCGGTCACGACGAACTGGTTGAAAGTGAAGGGAAATACGCTGAATTGTATGCGATACAGTCAGGTGGGTAA